A stretch of the Duncaniella dubosii genome encodes the following:
- a CDS encoding DUF4831 family protein, which translates to MRKLLSILLLGALAALPSTAQTSSKLTATKASEYGLMYTLPLTAFEVTIAVEKTVNTPGEFYQYARKYLNTEPIMQQSTSWRITEAVINPVAIANEEARYLATFKGGNGTFMMVSDSNFPLSINDETYEAAVELTPLPKAVAPAPTVLQKPIAQQAVTPEMIQSRSSAKKAELAADKIYELRTNRNEIISGQADAMPSDGAAMKLALDQLAGQEEALTAMFLGTVQKSVEVRTYMVYVPEEGEQGRMVVARLSAAEGLVDATDLSGDPIYIEITPVTRGELPVNDKGVAKTFPKGGVAYRIPGAAWVSLSFDDKTLVEKEFDVAQYGVVFGLDPSLFTHKRQPAYLHFNPLTGAVRELGTNN; encoded by the coding sequence ATGAGAAAGTTATTGTCTATATTGCTGCTGGGCGCTCTGGCTGCGCTTCCGTCCACGGCACAGACATCGTCGAAGCTGACAGCCACCAAGGCGAGCGAGTATGGTCTGATGTACACTCTTCCGCTGACGGCTTTCGAAGTCACGATTGCCGTCGAGAAGACAGTCAACACTCCCGGCGAGTTTTATCAGTATGCCCGCAAATATCTCAACACTGAGCCGATCATGCAGCAGTCTACGTCGTGGCGCATCACGGAAGCTGTCATCAATCCTGTGGCCATTGCCAACGAAGAGGCGCGTTATCTTGCAACTTTCAAAGGAGGCAATGGCACGTTCATGATGGTGAGCGACAGCAATTTCCCGCTTTCAATCAACGATGAGACCTACGAGGCGGCTGTCGAGCTGACGCCACTTCCCAAGGCTGTTGCCCCCGCGCCCACGGTGCTCCAGAAGCCCATAGCGCAGCAGGCTGTAACCCCCGAAATGATTCAGAGCCGTTCATCGGCAAAAAAAGCCGAACTGGCGGCTGATAAAATCTATGAACTTCGCACCAATCGCAACGAAATCATATCCGGCCAGGCCGACGCGATGCCTTCGGACGGGGCTGCCATGAAACTGGCTCTCGACCAGCTTGCGGGGCAGGAGGAGGCTCTGACCGCAATGTTTCTCGGCACTGTCCAGAAGTCGGTGGAAGTCCGTACATATATGGTCTATGTACCCGAAGAGGGTGAGCAGGGACGCATGGTTGTGGCCCGTCTTTCGGCTGCCGAAGGGCTTGTTGATGCCACAGACCTGTCAGGCGATCCGATATATATCGAGATTACGCCTGTGACACGTGGCGAACTGCCGGTCAATGATAAGGGAGTGGCCAAGACTTTCCCCAAGGGGGGCGTGGCCTACCGCATTCCGGGGGCTGCGTGGGTGTCGTTGAGCTTCGACGACAAGACATTGGTCGAGAAGGAGTTTGATGTCGCGCAATATGGTGTGGTTTTCGGTCTTGACCCAAGCCTGTTCACCCACAAGCGCCAGCCTGCCTATCTCCATTTCAATCCGCTCACAGGCGCAGTCCGCGAACTGGGAACCAATAATTGA
- a CDS encoding NAD(P)H-hydrate dehydratase has translation MKIFSTEHIRNIDRVTIEEEGVSSMELIHRVAEGVVNEILSRWSPSKPTMVFAGAGNNGADALIVAKLLIEAGFNPHVVLINVKGDSLSPDCRACRDELLRLGNVAMTEIVHTSHIPTLTADHLVIDGLFGTGLRNPLEGGYMAMARYINESGATVVSIDVPSGMYGDWNSRILARNVVHADLTVAVQFPRLAFFLSDNAPIVGQWKVVDIGLSRRAIEQTPTKYFFIEKDDVRRVLKRRPDFCSKADFGHALLFTGCYGMMGAAVLAARGALRSGVGKLTVHAPRCGFSVLQTAVPEALYLPDRNENVISDMTPRVNFTAIGVGPGIGTNDATRGALETLIKTIKRPMVFDADALNIISRTPALMDHIAPGSILTPHAGEFDRIFGSQASSETRLLRALEVAHKYKVIIVLKGRYSATVRPDGKIFFNSTGSAAMATAGSGDVLTGIITSLLAQGYKSEIAATAAVYIHGLAGDIAAHVEGEYGSLSGDIAACVGKAIKAIMQV, from the coding sequence ATGAAGATTTTTAGCACTGAACATATACGAAACATTGACCGCGTCACTATCGAGGAGGAGGGTGTCAGCTCGATGGAGCTGATCCACCGTGTGGCAGAAGGGGTGGTCAATGAAATTCTCAGCCGCTGGAGTCCGTCGAAACCAACAATGGTTTTTGCCGGCGCGGGAAATAACGGCGCTGATGCTCTGATTGTAGCCAAACTGCTGATAGAGGCCGGATTCAATCCGCATGTCGTGCTTATCAATGTGAAAGGCGACTCGCTGTCGCCCGACTGCCGGGCATGCCGCGACGAACTCCTCAGGCTTGGCAATGTGGCCATGACGGAGATTGTGCATACGTCTCACATTCCGACCCTTACAGCCGACCATCTCGTCATCGACGGACTTTTCGGTACAGGTCTTCGCAACCCCCTCGAAGGCGGATATATGGCTATGGCGCGCTATATCAACGAATCAGGGGCGACCGTGGTGTCGATTGATGTGCCTTCCGGAATGTATGGCGACTGGAATTCGCGCATACTTGCCCGCAACGTTGTCCATGCCGACCTCACTGTCGCAGTGCAGTTTCCGCGACTCGCGTTTTTCCTGAGCGACAATGCCCCTATCGTCGGGCAGTGGAAGGTGGTCGACATCGGTCTGAGTCGCCGCGCAATCGAACAGACCCCCACGAAATATTTCTTTATAGAGAAAGACGATGTAAGACGTGTGCTCAAACGCCGTCCCGATTTCTGCTCCAAGGCTGATTTCGGCCATGCGTTGCTCTTCACGGGCTGCTACGGCATGATGGGAGCGGCAGTGCTCGCCGCCCGCGGAGCTTTGCGCTCGGGTGTGGGCAAACTGACCGTCCATGCTCCCCGCTGCGGTTTCAGCGTGCTCCAGACTGCTGTCCCCGAAGCGCTCTATCTCCCTGACAGAAACGAGAACGTGATTTCCGACATGACTCCGCGCGTCAATTTCACTGCTATCGGCGTAGGGCCGGGCATAGGCACAAACGATGCCACACGCGGAGCGCTTGAGACTCTTATCAAGACCATAAAACGGCCGATGGTGTTCGATGCCGATGCCCTCAACATCATCTCCCGCACGCCTGCGCTCATGGACCACATAGCTCCCGGCTCGATTCTTACGCCCCATGCCGGTGAGTTTGACCGCATTTTCGGCTCGCAGGCTTCGTCGGAGACCCGTCTGCTCAGGGCGCTTGAAGTGGCTCATAAATATAAGGTGATAATCGTGCTGAAAGGCCGTTACAGCGCCACTGTACGTCCTGACGGAAAGATATTTTTCAATTCGACAGGTTCTGCCGCTATGGCCACAGCCGGAAGCGGCGACGTGCTGACAGGAATCATCACCTCGCTGCTCGCACAGGGCTACAAGTCGGAGATCGCTGCTACGGCAGCTGTCTACATCCACGGGCTTGCCGGCGACATAGCCGCACATGTCGAGGGCGAATACGGCTCGCTCTCCGGCGACATCGCCGCTTGTGTCGGCAAGGCGATAAAAGCCATCATGCAGGTGTAA
- a CDS encoding RagB/SusD family nutrient uptake outer membrane protein, with amino-acid sequence MKRKFSNILWACGVSATLMMQSCSLDEVNPGGFTLENLGTTPAGYETLLNQCYFGLERQFYNGIDFMGFMEGNTDLWTAKTNQMGQNDNVFKFFAGASPNLTFTNALWNAAYDGIGACNLAIETAPNCSFATDAERNAKVAEAHFLRAVYYYNLVEMFGGVVKLTAVQKSNNYSPERTDALEIYRDVIIPDLRFAAEWLPVGNYDADANPTKKSALGYLAKACLATRQYDTPEFLQEGFDAAKKLITDCESGGSNYMTYMYADFDDVFKEANNKSNKEALWKYTVYGGKTHGSSNGNYRTNRNDEHFLCQLNHFGARIDNQAVRLAWDGGVQGDFMPTQHLLSLYVQDNGTLDPRFHKLFITEWKANQEYSWTDGDALRYGKDASKVGDKINVGDLAIRFVMPQDANYASEVADKGTSNHLLIDYKDVYDDSNKGIIMTAGEGENHYRYYYPSLNKHASSNYFVANESNMRNGNLNGVMPMRMAEIYLIAAEYDIVLNGGGQAMGYINKVRQRAGAAPLSGAATIRTVLDERGRELCGEFTRFFDLKRTGMYKDASYLQSTFPELAGYFKPEYALRPIPSNYTDVITTGALFKNPGY; translated from the coding sequence ATGAAACGTAAATTCTCAAATATACTTTGGGCCTGTGGAGTGAGTGCGACACTCATGATGCAGTCCTGTTCACTCGATGAGGTAAACCCCGGCGGTTTTACCCTTGAAAACCTCGGCACTACTCCTGCCGGCTACGAAACACTGCTCAACCAGTGCTACTTCGGCCTCGAACGCCAGTTCTACAACGGCATTGACTTCATGGGCTTCATGGAAGGCAATACCGACCTCTGGACCGCCAAGACCAATCAGATGGGTCAGAACGACAATGTGTTCAAGTTCTTTGCAGGCGCCTCGCCCAACCTGACTTTCACAAACGCATTGTGGAACGCCGCATATGATGGTATCGGTGCTTGCAACCTTGCCATCGAGACAGCTCCCAACTGCTCGTTTGCGACTGACGCAGAGCGCAATGCCAAAGTGGCTGAAGCTCATTTCCTCCGCGCTGTCTACTACTACAATCTCGTTGAAATGTTTGGCGGTGTCGTAAAGCTGACAGCCGTGCAGAAGTCTAACAATTACTCGCCTGAGCGCACAGATGCGCTTGAGATTTATCGCGACGTGATTATTCCCGACTTGCGTTTTGCTGCCGAATGGCTTCCGGTCGGAAATTATGATGCTGATGCCAACCCCACCAAGAAGTCGGCGCTCGGCTATCTCGCCAAGGCTTGCCTCGCAACACGCCAGTATGACACTCCCGAGTTCCTTCAGGAAGGTTTCGATGCCGCCAAGAAGCTCATCACCGACTGCGAGAGCGGTGGCTCGAACTACATGACATATATGTATGCCGATTTTGACGACGTGTTCAAGGAGGCCAACAACAAGTCAAACAAGGAAGCTCTCTGGAAATACACCGTCTACGGCGGCAAGACCCACGGTTCAAGCAACGGTAACTACCGCACCAACCGCAACGACGAGCACTTCCTTTGTCAGCTCAACCACTTCGGAGCGAGAATCGACAATCAGGCTGTACGTCTGGCATGGGACGGCGGCGTGCAGGGCGACTTCATGCCGACCCAGCACCTCCTCAGCCTCTACGTGCAGGACAACGGTACGCTTGACCCCCGTTTCCACAAGCTTTTCATCACTGAATGGAAGGCAAATCAGGAGTACAGCTGGACTGACGGCGATGCTTTACGCTACGGAAAGGATGCCTCAAAAGTAGGTGATAAGATCAATGTCGGTGATCTCGCAATCCGCTTCGTGATGCCTCAGGATGCAAATTATGCGTCGGAAGTAGCTGACAAGGGCACATCGAATCATCTTCTTATCGACTATAAGGACGTGTATGACGATTCCAACAAAGGCATCATCATGACCGCCGGCGAAGGTGAAAACCACTACCGCTACTACTATCCGTCGCTCAACAAACATGCAAGCTCCAATTACTTTGTAGCCAATGAAAGCAATATGCGCAACGGTAATCTCAACGGAGTGATGCCGATGCGTATGGCTGAGATTTATCTGATCGCTGCCGAATATGACATCGTCCTCAACGGTGGCGGACAGGCTATGGGCTATATCAACAAGGTGCGTCAGCGTGCCGGTGCTGCTCCTCTGTCGGGAGCGGCTACAATCCGCACCGTCCTTGACGAACGTGGCCGAGAGCTTTGCGGTGAGTTCACCCGCTTCTTCGACCTTAAGCGCACCGGTATGTATAAGGATGCAAGCTACCTTCAGTCGACATTCCCCGAACTTGCCGGTTACTTCAAGCCTGAATACGCACTGCGTCCGATCCCGAGCAATTATACAGACGTGATCACCACAGGTGCGCTCTTCAAGAATCCCGGATATTGA